The Nitrososphaerota archaeon DNA window CGGCCCGCAGCGCCGGTCCACACGCTCGGCGCGTCCGCGGCGCCCTCGCCTGGCGCCGGGAGCAAGCCCTCGGCCGTCCCATGCTTCCTGGCCCGCCTCCTCGCGAAGACCCAGAGCCCGGCCAGGGCCGGGGTGGTGGGGAGCCAGAGGACCAGCCCCAGCAGCGGCGAGTAGGTGGTGGTGGTCTCCATGGTCGCGGCGAGCAGCAGGACCCCGACAACCCCCGCCCCCTCAAGGGCGAGGACCCTCATCTCCCGGCGGAGCCTGTTCCCCCTCCAGGCGACGACCACCATCACCCCCGCCCCGGCCGCTATGGCGTAGGCCGAGAGCTCGATGAAGGAGTAGGGGAAGGCGAAGAGGAAGAGGGCCGTGGGCCCCGGGAGCCCCTGGGCGGCCACCAGGGCCTGGGCGACGAGCCCGGTGGTGTACATCGAGAAGGCCAGGAGGAAGGCCCCCAGCAGCGGGACCATCTCCCCCAGGGCCAGGGCCAGGTTGTGGGTGAAGATCAGGTAGACCTCCGAGGCGAAGCCCGCGGACCTCAGGGGGGCGAACTGGGTCCCCGCCTGCTGGGTCAGGTTCTGCTGGGTCGAAGGGGAGATCGGGGTCAGCAGCCCGGCCACGAAGAGGGCGAGCTCCACCAGGAAGACGGCCAGGACCACCGTGACGCGCCTCTTGTCGAACAGCTCCTCCAGCACCCCCCTCTGCGACGCGGGGGGCCGCTCCTGGTCTGACATGGACGGGCGGAGGACCCCCAGCCGGTTAATGAACCTGAGGCGGCCCCGGAGAGCCGGCGGCAGGCTCGACCAGGCAGGGAGCATCAGGGAGAGCGTCAGGCGAGCCTGGTCCCGTTGGGGACGGCCCGCTCCGGCTTCGCGAGCACGACCCCCTGCGGGAGGACGAAGCCTGTGACGAGCACCTCTGAGATGAAGTCGGCCACCTGTTTGGGCCCGAAGCCGGTGACGCAGAGGACCTGGGCGCCGAGCAGCTCCTCCTTCTTGTAGAGCGCCGTCAGCTGGGCGCTCGACCTCTTCACCCCCAGGGGACCCAGGTCGACCCAGATCTTGTACGCCGGCTTCCTCGCCTCGGGGAACTCCTCGACCTTCACTATCGTGCCGGCCCGCAGCCCCACCGCTTCGAAGTCGGCCCATCCGATGCGCTTCGCCCCCTCGGGTTGGACCATCTGCCCCTGCTGCCCTGGATTGCTGAAGAAGGTTTCGGCCTGAAGGGACGCAACCGGCTCGTCGTGCTGAGCGGCCGCGACCGCTCCGCCGAACCTCGGCGCTCTTCAAGGATTTAACCCGCCAGCGCACCCGGCCCGCGTGGAACGCGACACACCCCCGGGCAGGAGGCGCCTGTTCGCCGCCGCGCTCGAGAGGATGGACGCCGACTGCGCCCTGATATCGAACCCCAAGCACATATTCTACCTTTCCGGGGCAGACACCAACACCCATCCCTGGCAGATACTGATGAAAGGCCCGCGCCTCACCTCGTTCCTCGCTGTGGACCGGACAGGCGGGGGGTCGCTGCTCCTGGGGACCTCTGACGACGTAGCCGGGGAGATCCCCGGGGTCGCGCGCCGGGCCTACAGGGACTACGACCTGCAGGACACGATGGTGATCTACGGGGACAGGCTGGCCGAGGAGCTCCGCCGTTGGTTCGGGGAGAAGTTCGGTCGGGCAAAGCGCATAGCTGTCGAGGACTGGCACCTCCCCCAGGCTTACTCCGCGGCGATCGGGCGCGCGGCACCGGGAGCCGAGCTTGTAGGAGCCTCGCGGGCCCTGCTCGGGATGCGCGCGTCGAAGGGGGAAGACGAAGTCCGATCGGTGCGCTCTGCGACCGCGATGGTGGAGTCCGGGTTCGCCGCGGCGAAGGCGTCCGCGATCGAGGGGGCGACGGAGCTCGAGGTCTACGCCGAAGTGGACCGCGACGCTTTCAGGAGGCACGGGCACGCGGCGTGGATAAACGGAGACTTCGCAGCCGGCGAAGGGTCCCTGGCCGGCGGGGGGCCGCCCACGCGGAGGAGGCTGGCCAGGGGGGACACGATCATACTCGACCTCCACGCCGCCTCGGGCAACTACTGGTCAGACCTCTGCAGGACGTTCGTGGTCGGCGCTCCGCCTTCCCCTGAGCAGGAGGGCGCCCTCCAGGCGCTGGCTAGGGCGAAGGAGGCGGGGGAGAGGCTCCTGCTCCCCGGGACGAAGGGGAGGGACGTGTACGAGGCGGTGTCTGCAGCCCTCGAGAAGGGGGGGTTCGGGGTGCTCCCCCACCACGCGGGCCACGGGGTCGGCCTCGACGACCAGGAACCGCCGTGGTTCATCCCTGGGGAGGAGAGGGAGCTGCAGGAGGGCGCCGTAGTCGTGCTCGAGCCTGGGGTCTACTCCCCGAAGCCCGGAGGGATGAGGATCGAGGACATCTACGTCGTGAGGGAAGGGGGCCCGGAGAAGCTTTCGAGCTCCCCCCTCGGGCTCTCCTGACGCCCGCTCAGGTGTAATGCTTCGCCATCTCAGAGAAGGACCTGTCCGCGAACACGTCCTTCATCAGCCCGCTGGCCTGTCCCTCCGACTTCGTCCACGGGTCCATCATAAGGAGCTCCAGCAGCTTGTCCCTGTCCCCCTTTTGGTACGCCTCGAGCTCTGTCTCCACGGGTGCGACCCTGTCCCTGAGTATGTA harbors:
- a CDS encoding stage II sporulation protein M — its product is MSDQERPPASQRGVLEELFDKRRVTVVLAVFLVELALFVAGLLTPISPSTQQNLTQQAGTQFAPLRSAGFASEVYLIFTHNLALALGEMVPLLGAFLLAFSMYTTGLVAQALVAAQGLPGPTALFLFAFPYSFIELSAYAIAAGAGVMVVVAWRGNRLRREMRVLALEGAGVVGVLLLAATMETTTTYSPLLGLVLWLPTTPALAGLWVFARRRARKHGTAEGLLPAPGEGAADAPSVWTGAAGRPEDPRAKAFERAYMESHPAGPPPAAEGEKEQDP
- a CDS encoding tRNA-binding protein, translated to MVQPEGAKRIGWADFEAVGLRAGTIVKVEEFPEARKPAYKIWVDLGPLGVKRSSAQLTALYKKEELLGAQVLCVTGFGPKQVADFISEVLVTGFVLPQGVVLAKPERAVPNGTRLA
- a CDS encoding aminopeptidase P family protein encodes the protein MERDTPPGRRRLFAAALERMDADCALISNPKHIFYLSGADTNTHPWQILMKGPRLTSFLAVDRTGGGSLLLGTSDDVAGEIPGVARRAYRDYDLQDTMVIYGDRLAEELRRWFGEKFGRAKRIAVEDWHLPQAYSAAIGRAAPGAELVGASRALLGMRASKGEDEVRSVRSATAMVESGFAAAKASAIEGATELEVYAEVDRDAFRRHGHAAWINGDFAAGEGSLAGGGPPTRRRLARGDTIILDLHAASGNYWSDLCRTFVVGAPPSPEQEGALQALARAKEAGERLLLPGTKGRDVYEAVSAALEKGGFGVLPHHAGHGVGLDDQEPPWFIPGEERELQEGAVVVLEPGVYSPKPGGMRIEDIYVVREGGPEKLSSSPLGLS